A genomic window from Solanum dulcamara chromosome 11, daSolDulc1.2, whole genome shotgun sequence includes:
- the LOC129873995 gene encoding probable LRR receptor-like serine/threonine-protein kinase At3g47570 isoform X2 — protein MEKGYIHLAIVLLLLQQMSTCLSIANITTDRTAILALQSQISLYNPHSVLARNWSTSTPVCSWIGVTCGLRHQRITALNLSSMNLNGMVPPQLGNLSFLISLDIRNNNFHGSLPEELARLRRLKMINAMNNNFTGAIPSFFGLLPNLHSLYLSFNQFSGNIPLSLFNITKLKDLGLRGNFLGGEIPQEISSLCCLNFIDLQDNKLTGSIPPTMFNQSSLKQIGLTKNILYGKLPGNICDNLPNLERLGLSANRFDGLIPPNLQNCSKLQILSLSVNDFAGTIPAEIGNLTMLRELLLGETYLKGEIPRELGYLQRLQLFGLYQNRLSGSIPASLFNISTLQILTIVDCQLSGSLPSNVGQGTPNLKEIYLGMNNLSGAFPASISNASRLTVLDLSNNILSGSIPDSLGNLEFLELLQIGLNKLIYHNPSSQLTFLTSLTRCRNLRELVIARNPLNGVLPASIGSIPKTVRGLQKLQGILIQSNMISGTIPDEICYLQNIGNLILGQNKMSGPLPSCLGNVTSLRNLYLASNKLNSSLPETLWSLQDLLVLDASSNSFSGVLSPQIGNLKAVIDIDLSYNDFSDMIPSTMGSLQKLVNLSLSHNRIDGPIPESFGKMLSLEFLDLSCNNLTGEIPKSLEALEYLKYLNVSFNKLSGEIPTGGPFANFTNLSFVSNNALCGASRLQVQPCQGKSHRRTTRKRVLYLFLYSLLGITSLIVALSVGLLILRRRKRNEPSGSTEVSSMRAHERVSYYELQQATNGFSEDNLLGTGSFSKVYKGVKNGTIFAVKVFKRELEGAFKSFDTECEILGNLRHRNLAKVITACSNPQFKALLLEYMPNGTLDKWLHSHDFFLDMLQRLDIFIDLASALDYLHNGYSEPVVHCDLKPSNILLDENMVGHLSDFGIAKLLGAEDSFRQTKTIGTIGYIAPEYGQDGLVSTSCDVYSFGIVIMEAFTGRRPSDEMFTGDLSLKLWVNDSLPTGVTQIVDADLIRPTKEPLNANMQRCLVSVMELALSCTSVSPDARINTKEALSELKKIRIQLITS, from the exons ATGGAGAAAGGCTATATTCATCTTGCTATTGTACTTCTGCTACTTCAGCAAATGAGTACTTGTTTGTCAATCGCTAATATCACTACTGATCGAACAGCAATTCTTGCCTTGCAATCTCAAATATCTCTATACAATCCTCATAGTGTCCTAGCAAGAAACTGGTCCACTTCCACTCCGGTCTGTAGTTGGATTGGAGTTACTTGTGGCCTTCGCCACCAAAGAATCACCGCCTTAAATCTTTCTAGTATGAACCTTAATGGCATGGTTCCACCACAGCTTGGAAATCTCTCGtttctcatttcccttgatatcaGAAACAATAACTTCCATGGGAGTTTGCCTGAGGAGTTAGCTCGTTTGAggagattgaaaatgatcaaCGCCATGAACAACAATTTTACTGGTGCAATTCCCTCATTTTTCGGCCTGTTACCAAACCTTCATTCCTTGTACCTTTCGTTTAACCAATTTTCTGGTAATATCCCTCTGTCTCTTTTTAATATAACAAAGCTAAAGGATTTAGGACTTCGAGGGAATTTTCTTGGTGGAGAAATTCCTCAAGAAATCAGTAGCCTTTGTTGCCTGAATTTCATAGACCTGCAAGACAATAAGCTTACAGGCTCTATACCACCAACTATGTTTAACCAGTCATCGCTCAAACAGATTGGCCTGACAAAAAACATTCTTTATGGGAAACTACCGGGAAATATATGTGACAATCTTCCAAATTTAGAGAGACTTGGTCTTTCAGCAAATCGGTTTGATGGCTTGATTCCTCCAAATCTGCAGAACTGCTCTAAACTTCAAATACTATCATTGTCTGTTAATGATTTCGCTGGAACCATACCAGCAGAAATCGGGAACCTAACTATGCTGAGAGAACTGCTACTTGGAGAAACCTACTTGAAAG GTGAAATACCAAGGGAGCTTGGATATCTTCAAAGACTTCAACTATTTGGATTGTATCAAAACAGGCTGAGTGGTTCAATTCCAGCAAGCCTTTTCAACATTTCAACCCTCCAAATCTTGACAATTGTGGATTGTCAGTTATCGGGGAGTTTACCATCAAATGTAGGGCAAGGAACACCAAACCTCAAAGAAATTTATTTGGGAATGAATAATCTCAGTGGAGCCTTCCCTGCTTCTATTTCCAATGCTTCAAGACTCACTGTTCTAGACCTTTCTAACAACATCCTCTCAGGTTCCATTCCTGATTCCCTTGGTAATTTAGAATTCCTTGAACTTCTACAGATAGGCCTTAACAAGTTGATCTATCATAATCCCTCTTCACAATTAACTTTCCTGACTTCATTGACAAGATGTCGAAATCTAAGAGAACTCGTCATTGCACGAAATCCCTTGAACGGCGTTCTTCCAGCTTCTATCG GGTCCATACCGAAAACTGTCAGAGGTTTGCAGAAGCTTCAAGGGATTCTTATACAAAGTAACATGATAAGCGGGACTATACCAGATGAAATTTGCTACTTGCAAAATATAGGAAACCTCATTTTAGGTCAAAATAAAATGTCAGGTCCCTTGCCATCCTGTTTGGGGAATGTTACTTCTTTGAGAAATTTATATCTAGCTTCAAACAAGTTGAACTCCAGCTTACCGGAGACCCTATGGAGCCTTCAAGATCTATTGGTACTTGATGCATCATCAAATTCATTTTCTGGTGTTCTATCTCCCCAAATAGGAAACTTGAAGGCTGTCATAGACATTGATTTATCGTACAATGACTTTTCAGACATGATTCCTAGCACTATGGGAAGTCTACaaaagttagttaatttatctCTATCACACAATAGAATAGATGGCCCCATTCCAGAGTCTTTTGGGAAAATGTTAAGCTTAGAATTCTTGGATTTGAGTTGTAACAATTTAACTGGCGAAATACCAAAGTCCTTAGAAGCTCTTGAGTACCTCAAATACCTTAATGTTTCCTTCAATAAACTCAGCGGAGAAATTCCAACTGGTGGTCCTTTTGCAAATTTCACCAATCTGTCATTTGTGTCTAATAATGCATTATGCGGTGCATCAAGGCTCCAAGTGCAGCCTTGCCAAGGCAAATCTCATCGGAGGACGACGAGAAAAAGAGTGCTTTACTTGTTTCTGTATAGTCTTTTGGGAATAACATCATTAATTGTTGCATTATCCGTTGGATTGCTGattttaagaagaagaaaaagaaatgaacCATCAGGATCAACTGAGGTATCATCCATGAGAGCCCATGAAAGAGTTTCATATTATGAACTTCAACAAGCAACAAACGGATTCAGTGAGGACAATTTGCTTGGTACTGGGAGCTTTAGCAAGGTGTACAAGGGGGTAAAGAATGGGACGATATTCGCAGTAAAGGTATTCAAACGGGAACTTGAAGGTGCATTCAAGAGCTTTGACACAGAATGTGAGATCTTAGGCAACCTTCGCCATCGGAACCTGGCAAAAGTCATAACTGCTTGTTCCAATCCTCAGTTCAAGGCCTTACTATTGGAGTACATGCCAAATGGCACCCTCGACAAATGGTTACACTCACATGACTTTTTCCTGGACATGTTGCAGAGGTTGGACATATTCATCGATCTAGCATCTGCTTTAGACTATCTCCATAACGGTTATTCGGAGCCAGTGGTGCATTGTGATTTGAAGCCTAGCAACATTTTGCTTGATGAAAACATGGTTGGCCATTTAAGTGATTTTGGGATTGCAAAATTGTTAGGTGCAGAAGATAGTTTTAGACAAACTAAGACTATTGGAACCATTGGATACATCGCGCCAG AGTATGGACAAGATGGACTTGTATCAACAAGTTGTGACGTGTACAGCTTTGGTATTGTGATAATGGAAGCATTCACAGGGAGGAGGCCTAGTGATGAAATGTTTACTGGGGATTTGAGCCTAAAACTTTGGGTAAACGACTCACTTCCTACTGGAGTTACACAAATTGTGGATGCAGATTTGATAAGGCCAACAAAAGAACCTCTAAATGCAAACATGCAGAGATGCTTGGTTTCCGTCATGGAATTGGCTTTAAGCTGCACTTCAGTGTCACCAGATGCAAGAATCAACACGAAAGAAGCTCTCTCGGAACTCAAGAAGATAAGAATTCAATTGATCACAAGCTAA
- the LOC129873995 gene encoding probable LRR receptor-like serine/threonine-protein kinase At3g47570 isoform X1, with protein MEKGYIHLAIVLLLLQQMSTCLSIANITTDRTAILALQSQISLYNPHSVLARNWSTSTPVCSWIGVTCGLRHQRITALNLSSMNLNGMVPPQLGNLSFLISLDIRNNNFHGSLPEELARLRRLKMINAMNNNFTGAIPSFFGLLPNLHSLYLSFNQFSGNIPLSLFNITKLKDLGLRGNFLGGEIPQEISSLCCLNFIDLQDNKLTGSIPPTMFNQSSLKQIGLTKNILYGKLPGNICDNLPNLERLGLSANRFDGLIPPNLQNCSKLQILSLSVNDFAGTIPAEIGNLTMLRELLLGETYLKGEIPRELGYLQRLQLFGLYQNRLSGSIPASLFNISTLQILTIVDCQLSGSLPSNVGQGTPNLKEIYLGMNNLSGAFPASISNASRLTVLDLSNNILSGSIPDSLGNLEFLELLQIGLNKLIYHNPSSQLTFLTSLTRCRNLRELVIARNPLNGVLPASIGNFSSSLQIFSAPGCKLSGRIPEEIGNLTNVISISLFANDLTGSIPKTVRGLQKLQGILIQSNMISGTIPDEICYLQNIGNLILGQNKMSGPLPSCLGNVTSLRNLYLASNKLNSSLPETLWSLQDLLVLDASSNSFSGVLSPQIGNLKAVIDIDLSYNDFSDMIPSTMGSLQKLVNLSLSHNRIDGPIPESFGKMLSLEFLDLSCNNLTGEIPKSLEALEYLKYLNVSFNKLSGEIPTGGPFANFTNLSFVSNNALCGASRLQVQPCQGKSHRRTTRKRVLYLFLYSLLGITSLIVALSVGLLILRRRKRNEPSGSTEVSSMRAHERVSYYELQQATNGFSEDNLLGTGSFSKVYKGVKNGTIFAVKVFKRELEGAFKSFDTECEILGNLRHRNLAKVITACSNPQFKALLLEYMPNGTLDKWLHSHDFFLDMLQRLDIFIDLASALDYLHNGYSEPVVHCDLKPSNILLDENMVGHLSDFGIAKLLGAEDSFRQTKTIGTIGYIAPEYGQDGLVSTSCDVYSFGIVIMEAFTGRRPSDEMFTGDLSLKLWVNDSLPTGVTQIVDADLIRPTKEPLNANMQRCLVSVMELALSCTSVSPDARINTKEALSELKKIRIQLITS; from the exons ATGGAGAAAGGCTATATTCATCTTGCTATTGTACTTCTGCTACTTCAGCAAATGAGTACTTGTTTGTCAATCGCTAATATCACTACTGATCGAACAGCAATTCTTGCCTTGCAATCTCAAATATCTCTATACAATCCTCATAGTGTCCTAGCAAGAAACTGGTCCACTTCCACTCCGGTCTGTAGTTGGATTGGAGTTACTTGTGGCCTTCGCCACCAAAGAATCACCGCCTTAAATCTTTCTAGTATGAACCTTAATGGCATGGTTCCACCACAGCTTGGAAATCTCTCGtttctcatttcccttgatatcaGAAACAATAACTTCCATGGGAGTTTGCCTGAGGAGTTAGCTCGTTTGAggagattgaaaatgatcaaCGCCATGAACAACAATTTTACTGGTGCAATTCCCTCATTTTTCGGCCTGTTACCAAACCTTCATTCCTTGTACCTTTCGTTTAACCAATTTTCTGGTAATATCCCTCTGTCTCTTTTTAATATAACAAAGCTAAAGGATTTAGGACTTCGAGGGAATTTTCTTGGTGGAGAAATTCCTCAAGAAATCAGTAGCCTTTGTTGCCTGAATTTCATAGACCTGCAAGACAATAAGCTTACAGGCTCTATACCACCAACTATGTTTAACCAGTCATCGCTCAAACAGATTGGCCTGACAAAAAACATTCTTTATGGGAAACTACCGGGAAATATATGTGACAATCTTCCAAATTTAGAGAGACTTGGTCTTTCAGCAAATCGGTTTGATGGCTTGATTCCTCCAAATCTGCAGAACTGCTCTAAACTTCAAATACTATCATTGTCTGTTAATGATTTCGCTGGAACCATACCAGCAGAAATCGGGAACCTAACTATGCTGAGAGAACTGCTACTTGGAGAAACCTACTTGAAAG GTGAAATACCAAGGGAGCTTGGATATCTTCAAAGACTTCAACTATTTGGATTGTATCAAAACAGGCTGAGTGGTTCAATTCCAGCAAGCCTTTTCAACATTTCAACCCTCCAAATCTTGACAATTGTGGATTGTCAGTTATCGGGGAGTTTACCATCAAATGTAGGGCAAGGAACACCAAACCTCAAAGAAATTTATTTGGGAATGAATAATCTCAGTGGAGCCTTCCCTGCTTCTATTTCCAATGCTTCAAGACTCACTGTTCTAGACCTTTCTAACAACATCCTCTCAGGTTCCATTCCTGATTCCCTTGGTAATTTAGAATTCCTTGAACTTCTACAGATAGGCCTTAACAAGTTGATCTATCATAATCCCTCTTCACAATTAACTTTCCTGACTTCATTGACAAGATGTCGAAATCTAAGAGAACTCGTCATTGCACGAAATCCCTTGAACGGCGTTCTTCCAGCTTCTATCGGTAACTTCTCAAGCTCTCTCCAAATCTTTTCTGCACCCGGGTGTAAACTCAGTGGCAGAATCCCAGAAGAAATAGGAAACCTAACAAATGTGATATCCATATCATTATTTGCCAATGACTTGACAGGGTCCATACCGAAAACTGTCAGAGGTTTGCAGAAGCTTCAAGGGATTCTTATACAAAGTAACATGATAAGCGGGACTATACCAGATGAAATTTGCTACTTGCAAAATATAGGAAACCTCATTTTAGGTCAAAATAAAATGTCAGGTCCCTTGCCATCCTGTTTGGGGAATGTTACTTCTTTGAGAAATTTATATCTAGCTTCAAACAAGTTGAACTCCAGCTTACCGGAGACCCTATGGAGCCTTCAAGATCTATTGGTACTTGATGCATCATCAAATTCATTTTCTGGTGTTCTATCTCCCCAAATAGGAAACTTGAAGGCTGTCATAGACATTGATTTATCGTACAATGACTTTTCAGACATGATTCCTAGCACTATGGGAAGTCTACaaaagttagttaatttatctCTATCACACAATAGAATAGATGGCCCCATTCCAGAGTCTTTTGGGAAAATGTTAAGCTTAGAATTCTTGGATTTGAGTTGTAACAATTTAACTGGCGAAATACCAAAGTCCTTAGAAGCTCTTGAGTACCTCAAATACCTTAATGTTTCCTTCAATAAACTCAGCGGAGAAATTCCAACTGGTGGTCCTTTTGCAAATTTCACCAATCTGTCATTTGTGTCTAATAATGCATTATGCGGTGCATCAAGGCTCCAAGTGCAGCCTTGCCAAGGCAAATCTCATCGGAGGACGACGAGAAAAAGAGTGCTTTACTTGTTTCTGTATAGTCTTTTGGGAATAACATCATTAATTGTTGCATTATCCGTTGGATTGCTGattttaagaagaagaaaaagaaatgaacCATCAGGATCAACTGAGGTATCATCCATGAGAGCCCATGAAAGAGTTTCATATTATGAACTTCAACAAGCAACAAACGGATTCAGTGAGGACAATTTGCTTGGTACTGGGAGCTTTAGCAAGGTGTACAAGGGGGTAAAGAATGGGACGATATTCGCAGTAAAGGTATTCAAACGGGAACTTGAAGGTGCATTCAAGAGCTTTGACACAGAATGTGAGATCTTAGGCAACCTTCGCCATCGGAACCTGGCAAAAGTCATAACTGCTTGTTCCAATCCTCAGTTCAAGGCCTTACTATTGGAGTACATGCCAAATGGCACCCTCGACAAATGGTTACACTCACATGACTTTTTCCTGGACATGTTGCAGAGGTTGGACATATTCATCGATCTAGCATCTGCTTTAGACTATCTCCATAACGGTTATTCGGAGCCAGTGGTGCATTGTGATTTGAAGCCTAGCAACATTTTGCTTGATGAAAACATGGTTGGCCATTTAAGTGATTTTGGGATTGCAAAATTGTTAGGTGCAGAAGATAGTTTTAGACAAACTAAGACTATTGGAACCATTGGATACATCGCGCCAG AGTATGGACAAGATGGACTTGTATCAACAAGTTGTGACGTGTACAGCTTTGGTATTGTGATAATGGAAGCATTCACAGGGAGGAGGCCTAGTGATGAAATGTTTACTGGGGATTTGAGCCTAAAACTTTGGGTAAACGACTCACTTCCTACTGGAGTTACACAAATTGTGGATGCAGATTTGATAAGGCCAACAAAAGAACCTCTAAATGCAAACATGCAGAGATGCTTGGTTTCCGTCATGGAATTGGCTTTAAGCTGCACTTCAGTGTCACCAGATGCAAGAATCAACACGAAAGAAGCTCTCTCGGAACTCAAGAAGATAAGAATTCAATTGATCACAAGCTAA
- the LOC129873996 gene encoding protein EXORDIUM-like 7: protein MDKKFQFFNYLHFFLLLSSSCFSLVAFSWIPSTENKNYEGSSDLVNLEYHMGPVLSSPIKLYVIWYGHWNPSHQATIRDFLNSFSSSSSSSYGPHPSVADWWRTVRLYTDQTGQNISTISLSGEFFDFKYSQGKYLSRLSMQYVIKNAVRSYHESIPLNYRNGVYLVLTSYDVQVQDFCRAVCGFHYFTFPSILGVTVPYAWVGYSGKQCPGFCAYPFAWPKNSGKPPPNTRNGGNNLMGAPNGDPGVDGMISVIAHELAEVSSNPLVNAWYAGDNPISPTEIADLCLGVYGTGAGGGYVGQVYKDSWGNGFNLHGVKGRKFLVQWVWNPLRRRCFGPNAMD, encoded by the coding sequence ATGGACAAGAAGTTTCAGTTTTTTAATTATCTCCATTTCTTCTTGTTGCTATCTTCATCTTGCTTTTCACTTGTTGCTTTTTCTTGGATTCCATCTACTGAAAACAAGAACTATGAAGGCTCTTCTGATCTTGTTAATCTTGAATACCATATGGGACCTGTTCTTTCTTCTCCTATTAAACTTTATGTAATATGGTATGGCCATTGGAACCCTTCTCATCAAGCCACAATTAGAGACTTTCTCAACTCcttttcatcatcttcttcttcttcttatggACCTCATCCTTCTGTTGCTGATTGGTGGCGAACCGTTCGGCTTTACACAGATCAAACTGGCCAAAACATCTCAACTATTTCACTTTCTGGTGAATTCTTTGACTTCAAATACTCACAAGGGAAGTACCTTAGCAGATTATCAATGCAATATGTGATCAAGAATGCAGTAAGATCATACCATGAATCTATACCATTGAATTATAGGAATGGAGTATACTTAGTGTTAACATCTTATGatgttcaagttcaagatttCTGTAGGGCTGTATGTGGTTTTCATTACTTTACATTTCCATCAATTCTCGGAGTGACAGTCCCTTATGCTTGGGTTGGTTATAGTGGGAAACAATGTCCTGGTTTCTGTGCTTATCCTTTTGCTTGGCCTAAGAATTCAGGGAAACCACCACCAAACACAAGAAATGGAGGAAACAACTTAATGGGGGCGCCAAATGGCGATCCGGGGGTCGATGGGATGATCAGTGTGATAGCTCATGAGCTAGCTGAGGTCTCAAGCAACCCTCTTGTGAATGCTTGGTATGCTGGGGATAATCCTATTTCACCTACTGAGATTGCTGATTTGTGCTTGGGTGTTTATGGGACTGGTGCTGGTGGTGGATATGTTGGACAAGTTTATAAGGATTCTTGGGGGAATGGTTTCAATTTACATGGAGTGAAAGGGAGAAAGTTTCTTGTTCAGTGGGTCTGGAATCCTCTCAGGAGAAGATGCTTTGGTCCTAATGCAATGGATTAG